One Setaria viridis chromosome 7, Setaria_viridis_v4.0, whole genome shotgun sequence genomic region harbors:
- the LOC117864213 gene encoding E3 ubiquitin-protein ligase BOI, protein MAVQARHLSHAFPPYLHAFRAMDDVGVVPGTAFFDEYGLSAPAPGLGGTPVLGDFPRSELTCNYGFEPRKRPRVTAEAAGSLEDRSVVLPPAVAQELVAAVPVGNGQGRAPGSGTASTSGRLANGAAVSQPQGLLSRLCYHQDAEIDALLTLESERMRAVLEAARRRHARALLAAVDRAASGRLRAAEAELERALRHNAELEEKARQMGAECQAWMDVAQSHEAVAAGLRATLDQLLQSPRAAAGAIGAAREGDAEDAQSSCFEAPAAGAGAASRTAASSSCRACGGGDACVLLLPCRHLCLCLSCEAAVDACPICAAAKNASLHVLLS, encoded by the exons ATGGCAGTGCAGGCGCGCCACCTCTCCCACGCTTTCCCCCCCTACCTCCACGCCTTCAG GGCTATGGACGACGTGGGGGTGGTGCCGGGCACGGCGTTCTTCGACGAGTACGGCTTGAgcgcgccggcgccagggctCGGCGGCACGCCGGTGCTCGGTGACTTCCCGCGCAGCGAGCTGACGTGCAACTACGGTTTCGAGCCGAGGAAGCGGCCGCGCgtgacggcggaggcggcgggttCCTTGGAGGATCGCAGCGTGGTCCTGCccccggcggtggcgcaggaACTTGTGGCGGCAGTGCCAGTGGGCAACGGGCAGGGAAGGGCGCCGGGTTCCGGCACGGCGTCCACGAGCGGGAGATtggccaatggcgccgccgtctCGCAGCCGCAGGGCCTCCTGTCGAGGCTGTGCTACCACCAGGACGCGGAGATCGACGCGCTCCTAACACTCGAG AGCGAGAGGATGCGCGCGGTGCTGGAGGCGGCCCGGCGCAGGCACGCCCGGGCGCTGCTGGCGGCCGTGGACCGCGCCGCGTCGGGGCGGctgcgcgcggcggaggcggagctggAGCGCGCGCTCCGCCACAACGCGGAGCTGGAGGAGAAGGCCCGGCAGATGGGGGCCGAGTGCCAGGCGTGGATGGACGTCGCCCAGAGCCacgaggccgtcgccgccggcctccgcgccacGCTCGACCAGCTCCTGCAGTCGCCTCGCGCGGCAGCCGGCGCGATTGGCGCTGCCCGCGAGGGTGACGCCGAGGACGCGCAGTCGAGCTGCTtcgaggcgccggcggcgggcgccggcgcggcgtccAGGACCgcagcgtcgtcgtcgtgcagggcgtgcggcggcggggacgcgtGCGTGCTGCTGCTCCCGTGCCGGCACCTGTGCCTCTGCCTCTCGTGCGAGGCCGCCGTGGACGCGTGCCccatctgcgccgccgccaagaACGCCTCGCTCCATGTCCTGCTGTCCTGA
- the LOC117864212 gene encoding probable BOI-related E3 ubiquitin-protein ligase 3, whose amino-acid sequence MAVQARHFSHDFPAAVGGSLFLDEYAGCAPTTAPAWPRDTTVLRDFPRSDLACNYGFVPRKRPRLAAAEAPAAGCFLDDQRAVMIPAGIEGLVAVPSGVVDAQSRVVGSGVASTSGRAANGASAARGFLAWMHHQGMEIDALVRLEAERMRAGLEEARRRHARALLAAAGRAASGRLRAAEAEASRALRRNAELEEKARQMGAECQAWMGVARSHEAVAVGLRATLDQLLQSPRAAEGDAEDAQSCCFEAPPAAGDVDGAAGSSKAVAAAPSCRSCGGGEACVLLLPCRHLCLCRACEAAVDACPVCAAAKNGSLHVLFS is encoded by the exons ATGGCCGTGCAGGCGCGGCACTTCTCCCACGACttcccggcggcggtgggcggctcCCTGTTCCTGGACGAGTACGCCGGGTgcgcgccgacgacggcgccggcgtggcCTCGGGACACGACGGTGCTCAGGGACTTCCCGCGCAGCGACCTCGCCTGCAACTACGGCTTCGTGCCGCGGAAGAGGCcgcgcctggcggcggcggaggcgccagcggcgggatgTTTCTTGGACGATCAGCGCGCGGTTATGATCCCGGCGGGGATCGAGGGTCTGGTGGCAGTGCCATCTGGCGTCGTCGATGCGCAGAGCAGGGTGGTGGGCTCCGGCGTCGCGTCCACCAGCGGGAGGGCGGCTAATggcgcgagcgcggcgcggggctTTCTGGCGTGGATGCACCACCAGGGCATGGAGATCGATGCGCTCGTAAGGCTCGAG GCAGAGAGGATGCGCGCGGGtctggaggaggcgcggcggaggcATGCCCGTGCGCTTCTGGCCGCCGCGGGCCGCGCCGCGTCGGGGCGGCtgcgcgcggcggaggccgaggcgtCGCGCGCGCTCCGGCGCAACGCGGAGCTGGAGGAGAAAGCCCGGCAGATGGGCGCGGAGTGCCAGGCGTGGATGGGCGTCGCCAGGAGCCacgaggccgtcgccgtcggcctccgCGCCACCCTCGACCAGCTCCTCCAGTCGCCCCGTGCGGCCGAGGGCGATGCCGAGGACGCGCAGTCGTGCTGCTTcgaggcgccgccggccgcgggagACGTGGACGGTGCCGCGGGGTCGTCcaaggccgtggcggcggcaccGTCGTGCAggtcgtgcggcggcggcgaggcgtgcgtgctgctgctgccgtgccgGCACCTGTGCCTGTGCCGCGCGTGCGAGGCCGCCGTAGACGCGTGCCCCGTCTGCGCGGCCGCCAAGAACGGCTCGCTCCACGTCCTGTTCTCCTGA
- the LOC117865431 gene encoding ras-related protein Rab-2-A isoform X2 — MRIVDIEGKPTKLQIWDTAGQELYRYINKSYYRRAAAAIFVYDITRRETYDHVARWLKDAMEVAPANLTAILIGNKCGLSDRRTVSYEEDESFAKTHGLFFMESSAKTAHNVEE; from the exons ATGCGCATTGTCGACATCGAAGGCAAGCCTACCAAGCTCCAGATTTGGGACACG GCTGGCCAGGAATTATACAGATATATTAATAAGTCATACTACAGAAGAGCTGCTGCGGCCATCTTCGTTTATGACATCACCAG GAGGGAGACTTATGATCATGTTGCAAGGTGGCTGAAAGATGCAATGGAGGTTGCACCAGCCAATCTGACCGCAATTCTAATTGGAAACAAATGTGGTCTGTCTGATAGACGCACTGTCAGTTATGAGGAGGATGAAAGTTTTGCCAAGACGCATGGGCTCTTCTTTATGGAATCATCAGCAAAAACTGCTCACAATGTGGAGGAG TGA
- the LOC117865431 gene encoding ras-related protein Rab-2-A isoform X1 — protein sequence MRIVDIEGKPTKLQIWDTAGQELYRYINKSYYRRAAAAIFVYDITRRETYDHVARWLKDAMEVAPANLTAILIGNKCGLSDRRTVSYEEDESFAKTHGLFFMESSAKTAHNVEEAFTMAARTVCKKIKDGVLDIEYIPGSVLCAYGATRLMLCF from the exons ATGCGCATTGTCGACATCGAAGGCAAGCCTACCAAGCTCCAGATTTGGGACACG GCTGGCCAGGAATTATACAGATATATTAATAAGTCATACTACAGAAGAGCTGCTGCGGCCATCTTCGTTTATGACATCACCAG GAGGGAGACTTATGATCATGTTGCAAGGTGGCTGAAAGATGCAATGGAGGTTGCACCAGCCAATCTGACCGCAATTCTAATTGGAAACAAATGTGGTCTGTCTGATAGACGCACTGTCAGTTATGAGGAGGATGAAAGTTTTGCCAAGACGCATGGGCTCTTCTTTATGGAATCATCAGCAAAAACTGCTCACAATGTGGAGGAG GCATTCACTATGGCTGCTAGAACAGTATGCAAGAAAATCAAAGATGGAGTACTAGATATTGAATACATTCCTGGCTCCGTGTTATGTGCTTATGGTGCCACACGTCTAATGTTATGTTTTTAG